The Paenibacillus sp. FSL R7-0204 genome includes a region encoding these proteins:
- a CDS encoding UDP-N-acetylmuramoyl-tripeptide--D-alanyl-D-alanine ligase — translation MIRTLHDVAEMCGGELSSSEAKDIEIKGVVTDSRKISPDCLFVPLVGENFDGHHYAAASLAAGAAATLWQRDKGPAPAGGGIILVEDTLEALQKLSSAYLAEVAPRVVAVTGSNGKTTTKDMITALLEVQYKVHKTQGNFNNHIGLPLTILSMDSDVEIAVLEMGMSSRGEIALLSLLASPDVAVITNVGESHLLQLGSRKEIARAKLEIVDGLQPGGLLIYNGDEPLLAEVLAEPGFRMPEGLQTFRFGQSADNDDYPTGLMTHSGGMTFTSQQHGERAFTLPLPGQHNVINALAAFAVARHYKVTEENMAEGLSGLKLTGMRIEVIQAASGLVLLNDAYNASPTSMRAAIDVLQSMKCSGRRIAVLGDMLELGPEELQFHRQIGSYLDPELTDDVFTFGPLSAQLAAAASERFAAGHIYTFTDKEALIDALNAKCGNDDVVLFKASRGMRLEEVLQRLKEHSEANAN, via the coding sequence ATTATTAGAACATTGCATGATGTCGCGGAAATGTGCGGAGGAGAGCTGTCCTCATCCGAAGCTAAGGATATAGAGATTAAGGGAGTCGTAACCGACTCGCGCAAAATATCGCCGGACTGCCTGTTCGTCCCGCTGGTTGGAGAGAACTTCGACGGCCATCACTATGCGGCCGCTTCGCTGGCGGCGGGAGCTGCCGCTACCCTCTGGCAGAGGGATAAGGGGCCTGCACCCGCAGGCGGCGGGATTATACTGGTAGAGGACACTTTAGAGGCACTGCAGAAGCTGTCCTCCGCCTATTTGGCTGAGGTGGCTCCCCGGGTGGTTGCCGTAACGGGAAGCAACGGCAAGACGACGACCAAGGATATGATTACGGCACTGCTGGAAGTGCAGTATAAGGTACACAAGACCCAAGGGAACTTCAACAATCATATCGGCCTGCCGCTTACGATTCTCTCCATGGACAGCGATGTTGAGATCGCCGTACTGGAGATGGGCATGAGCTCACGGGGAGAGATCGCCCTCTTGTCTCTGCTCGCTTCTCCTGACGTAGCGGTAATTACCAATGTCGGCGAATCCCATCTGCTCCAGCTTGGCTCCCGAAAGGAGATTGCCAGAGCGAAGCTGGAGATTGTGGACGGACTTCAGCCCGGCGGGCTGCTGATCTATAACGGGGATGAGCCGCTGCTTGCCGAGGTTCTGGCAGAGCCGGGCTTCCGCATGCCTGAAGGGCTGCAGACCTTCCGCTTCGGGCAGTCGGCAGACAATGATGATTATCCGACCGGCCTGATGACGCACAGCGGGGGAATGACCTTCACCTCGCAGCAGCATGGGGAGCGGGCCTTCACCCTTCCGCTGCCGGGGCAGCATAATGTAATTAATGCGCTCGCTGCGTTTGCAGTGGCGCGTCATTATAAGGTGACCGAGGAGAATATGGCAGAAGGACTAAGCGGCCTCAAGCTGACCGGTATGCGGATTGAGGTTATTCAGGCGGCAAGCGGGCTGGTGCTCTTGAATGATGCCTATAATGCCAGTCCTACGTCCATGAGAGCGGCGATTGATGTGCTGCAGTCCATGAAATGCAGCGGCCGCAGAATCGCGGTGCTGGGGGACATGCTGGAACTCGGGCCGGAGGAGCTTCAGTTCCACCGGCAGATCGGCAGCTATCTCGACCCGGAGCTGACGGATGACGTATTCACCTTCGGCCCGTTGTCGGCGCAGCTTGCGGCGGCAGCCTCGGAGCGGTTCGCGGCCGGGCATATCTATACTTTTACTGATAAAGAAGCCTTGATCGATGCCTTGAATGCGAAGTGCGGCAATGACGATGTTGTGTTGTTCAAAGCATCCAGAGGGATGCGCCTGGAAGAAGTGCTACAGCGCTTGAAAGAACATTCTGAAGCGAATGCTAACTAA
- the mraY gene encoding phospho-N-acetylmuramoyl-pentapeptide-transferase, with translation MDYQLLLLTIAVSFILAVIAAPLIIPLLRRLKLGQQVRDDGPQTHLKKAGTPTMGGVIIMVAFTLSFLKFSVINSDFYVLLAATLGYGLIGFLDDYIKIVFKRSLGLTARQKLLGQLLVGVVLSVLLISSGHHTNISVPGTSFSFDWGPWFYYPFIVLMMMAVTNAVNFTDGVDGLLSGVSAIALAAFAVVAMQATSIAAGVCAAAMIGAVLGFLVFNAHPAKVFMGDFGSFGIGGAIGAIAIVTKTELLFVVIGGVFVVEMLSVIIQVASFKTRGKRVFRMSPIHHHFELGGWSEWRVVVSFWAVGLVLAAAGLYLIKGL, from the coding sequence ATGGATTATCAATTACTTCTGCTGACTATTGCTGTGTCCTTTATCCTTGCGGTCATTGCCGCTCCGCTGATCATCCCGCTGCTGCGCCGGCTTAAGCTCGGACAGCAGGTTCGTGACGACGGGCCCCAGACCCATCTGAAAAAGGCGGGAACCCCTACCATGGGCGGCGTGATTATCATGGTCGCGTTCACACTGTCTTTTCTGAAATTCTCGGTCATTAATTCGGACTTCTATGTACTGCTGGCTGCTACGCTGGGCTATGGACTCATTGGTTTCCTGGATGATTATATCAAAATTGTGTTCAAGCGCTCCCTTGGGCTTACGGCGCGCCAGAAGCTGCTGGGTCAGCTGCTGGTCGGCGTCGTGCTCAGCGTTCTGCTGATCTCTTCCGGGCATCATACGAATATCAGCGTTCCGGGAACCTCGTTCAGCTTCGACTGGGGTCCCTGGTTCTATTATCCGTTCATTGTGCTGATGATGATGGCAGTCACGAATGCCGTTAACTTCACAGACGGTGTAGATGGGCTGCTGTCAGGCGTAAGCGCAATTGCGCTCGCTGCCTTCGCGGTAGTAGCCATGCAGGCAACCTCGATTGCCGCTGGTGTCTGTGCGGCTGCGATGATTGGCGCAGTGCTTGGCTTTCTCGTATTCAATGCCCATCCTGCCAAGGTGTTCATGGGCGATTTCGGTTCCTTCGGGATCGGCGGGGCGATTGGCGCGATTGCTATAGTCACCAAGACCGAGCTGCTCTTTGTGGTGATCGGCGGGGTTTTCGTGGTTGAAATGCTGTCCGTAATTATTCAGGTCGCTTCGTTTAAGACACGCGGCAAACGGGTATTCAGAATGAGCCCGATCCATCATCACTTTGAGCTGGGCGGCTGGTCGGAGTGGCGTGTAGTCGTCTCCTTCTGGGCGGTGGGCCTTGTGCTGGCGGCAGCTGGACTATATCTCATCAAGGGGTTGTAA
- the murD gene encoding UDP-N-acetylmuramoyl-L-alanine--D-glutamate ligase — protein sequence MKHPDLYRGQEVVVLGLAKSGVQVAKVLHEHGAVVTVNDKKERDQSPEASELESLGISVICGGHPESLIHEGVELVVKNPGIPYSVAPVQQALGLGIEVVTEVEVAYHLCAAPMIGITGSNGKTTTTTWVGHMLDAAGMRPIVAGNIGTPLSQAAQEADADNWMVVELSSFQLKGTEAFRPKIAALLNVAETHLDYHGGMEDYVASKSKLFANQGPEDTAVLNWDDPVCRELVPYLKAGILPFSMNEELVQGIFVRPSYVADTVDELKRVIIYRDYTESETEIADVDSIGLPGRFNVANALAACGIAIAAGADPAVLGPVLASFRGVEHRLEYVTDKAGAAYYNNSKATNSKATSMALASFRKPVILIAGGLDRGSDYMELLPVLGENVKALVALGQTRDKLAAVARLAGVKTVISVDNGESAAAVLEQAVREASALAEAGDVVLLSPACASWDMFTSYEERGRIFKEAVHNL from the coding sequence ATGAAACATCCGGATCTGTACCGTGGTCAAGAGGTGGTTGTCCTGGGGCTCGCTAAAAGCGGCGTCCAGGTGGCCAAGGTGCTGCATGAACACGGCGCTGTGGTGACGGTCAATGATAAAAAGGAAAGAGATCAGAGTCCCGAAGCTTCCGAACTGGAATCTTTGGGAATTTCTGTTATATGCGGCGGGCATCCGGAGAGCCTGATCCACGAGGGTGTAGAGCTGGTTGTCAAGAACCCGGGGATTCCCTATTCGGTGGCTCCGGTACAGCAGGCACTGGGGCTAGGGATTGAGGTGGTGACCGAGGTAGAGGTCGCGTATCACCTCTGCGCTGCCCCTATGATCGGCATCACCGGTTCCAACGGCAAGACCACTACAACGACCTGGGTGGGCCATATGCTGGATGCGGCGGGGATGCGGCCCATTGTGGCCGGTAACATAGGAACGCCGCTCTCTCAGGCCGCACAGGAGGCTGACGCAGACAACTGGATGGTGGTCGAGCTAAGCAGCTTCCAGCTGAAGGGCACGGAAGCGTTCCGGCCCAAGATTGCTGCCTTGCTGAATGTCGCGGAGACCCACCTGGACTACCATGGAGGCATGGAGGATTATGTAGCCTCCAAATCCAAGCTGTTCGCCAATCAGGGACCCGAGGATACCGCTGTGCTGAACTGGGATGATCCGGTCTGCCGCGAGCTGGTGCCCTATCTGAAGGCGGGCATTCTGCCCTTTTCCATGAACGAGGAGCTGGTGCAGGGCATCTTCGTCCGTCCGTCCTACGTGGCGGATACGGTTGACGAGCTGAAGCGGGTCATTATCTACCGCGATTACACCGAGAGCGAGACCGAAATAGCCGATGTCGATTCTATTGGACTTCCCGGCCGCTTCAATGTGGCGAATGCGCTGGCTGCCTGCGGCATTGCTATTGCCGCAGGGGCGGACCCGGCAGTGCTGGGCCCGGTGCTGGCTTCCTTCCGCGGGGTGGAGCATAGGCTGGAGTATGTAACAGACAAGGCAGGGGCCGCCTATTATAACAATTCCAAGGCTACCAATTCCAAAGCTACCTCCATGGCGCTGGCCTCCTTCCGGAAGCCGGTCATTCTTATTGCCGGGGGCCTGGACCGCGGCTCGGATTATATGGAGCTGCTGCCTGTCCTCGGGGAGAATGTCAAAGCCCTGGTCGCGCTTGGGCAGACCCGGGACAAGCTGGCGGCTGTAGCCCGGCTGGCAGGAGTAAAGACGGTCATCTCCGTCGATAATGGGGAGAGTGCCGCTGCTGTGCTGGAGCAGGCTGTGCGGGAGGCTTCTGCCCTGGCGGAAGCCGGGGATGTAGTTCTCCTGTCCCCTGCCTGTGCCAGCTGGGATATGTTTACCTCCTATGAGGAGCGCGGGCGTATTTTTAAAGAGGCGGTGCATAACCTTTAA
- the spoVE gene encoding stage V sporulation protein E, with the protein MNKSRHAPDIWLLLPILALLAIGMVMVYSAGSVLGFRNYGDSFYFVKRQMLFAGLGLIAMFITANTDYLVLKRFARPLLLVCFALLVLVLIPGIGVVRGGARSWLGISSFGIQPSEFMKMGMILFLAKWLGTEEYDISSFMRGLLPPLALIGSAFALIMLQPDLGTGTVMFGAAMMMVFTAGARMKHLLSLGALGLAGFAGLIAAAPYRLQRITAFLDPWSDPLGAGYQIIQSLYAVGPGGLGGLGFGMSRQKYSYVPEPQTDFIFSILAEELGFIGGLAVLLLFLLLIWRGMKVAMSLPDRFGSYLAVGIVCMVAVQVVINIGVVIGLIPVTGITLPLISYGGSSLTLMLTALGILLNLSRYAR; encoded by the coding sequence ATGAACAAATCCCGTCATGCGCCCGATATCTGGCTGCTGCTTCCGATACTGGCTTTGCTGGCTATCGGTATGGTAATGGTATACAGTGCCGGGTCCGTTCTGGGCTTCCGCAATTATGGCGATTCGTTTTATTTTGTCAAAAGACAGATGCTGTTCGCAGGCCTGGGCCTCATCGCGATGTTCATTACGGCGAACACCGATTATCTGGTGTTGAAGAGGTTCGCCCGGCCGCTCCTGCTCGTGTGCTTCGCACTGCTGGTGCTGGTGCTGATCCCCGGCATCGGAGTGGTGCGCGGCGGTGCGCGCAGTTGGCTCGGCATCAGCTCCTTCGGCATACAGCCCTCGGAATTCATGAAGATGGGGATGATCCTCTTCCTGGCCAAATGGCTTGGAACCGAGGAGTATGACATCTCCAGCTTCATGCGCGGGCTGCTTCCGCCGCTTGCCCTGATCGGCTCCGCGTTCGCGCTGATTATGCTTCAGCCAGATCTCGGTACAGGCACTGTCATGTTCGGCGCGGCTATGATGATGGTCTTCACAGCGGGGGCGCGTATGAAGCATCTGCTCTCCCTCGGTGCATTGGGGCTGGCCGGGTTCGCCGGACTCATTGCCGCTGCGCCTTACCGGCTGCAGCGGATCACCGCCTTTCTGGACCCCTGGTCCGATCCGCTGGGCGCCGGTTATCAGATCATCCAGTCGCTCTATGCGGTGGGTCCCGGAGGGCTGGGCGGACTGGGCTTCGGGATGAGCCGGCAAAAATACAGCTACGTCCCGGAGCCGCAGACTGATTTTATTTTCTCCATATTGGCCGAGGAGCTGGGGTTCATCGGGGGGCTGGCCGTGCTGCTGCTGTTCCTGCTGCTGATCTGGCGCGGAATGAAGGTAGCCATGAGCCTGCCGGACCGCTTCGGCAGTTATCTTGCTGTAGGCATTGTATGTATGGTCGCGGTTCAGGTGGTCATCAACATCGGTGTGGTGATCGGTCTGATTCCGGTAACCGGCATCACGCTTCCGCTGATCAGCTATGGCGGCTCATCGCTCACCCTGATGCTCACAGCTCTTGGCATTCTGCTTAATTTATCCCGTTATGCGAGGTGA
- the murG gene encoding undecaprenyldiphospho-muramoylpentapeptide beta-N-acetylglucosaminyltransferase — protein MRIVLSGGGTGGHIYPAVAVARQLESEDADSVFLYIGGKRGLESKLVPQENLPFQSLDITGFRRKLSMDNVKTVIRFLKGVKASKAMLREFKPDVVVGTGGYVCGPVVYAASRLGIPTLIHEQNAIPGLTNRFLSRYASTVAVSFEGTEPAFPGAKNVIYTGNPRATTVMTANPQRGFASLGIPEGSTVVLVVGGSGGAKAINRAMIEMTPFVGKGNGVHYVYVTGESYFEDTRKAVREQLGGIPNWLHVLPYVHNMPEVLACTSLIVNRAGASFLAEITALGIPSVLIPSPNVTNNHQEANARALEGEGAAVVLLEKDLSGEALFIAVQKIIGADALHRSMSEASRRLGKRDSASLVVSELRRLAAGRKR, from the coding sequence ATGCGTATTGTACTTAGCGGCGGCGGCACGGGTGGACATATCTATCCTGCCGTAGCCGTAGCCAGACAACTGGAATCCGAAGATGCGGATTCTGTCTTCCTGTATATTGGAGGCAAGCGAGGTCTGGAGAGCAAGCTGGTTCCCCAGGAGAATCTGCCTTTCCAGTCCCTTGATATTACAGGCTTCCGCCGCAAGCTGTCGATGGATAATGTGAAGACGGTTATACGGTTCCTGAAGGGGGTCAAAGCCTCCAAAGCTATGCTGCGCGAGTTCAAGCCTGATGTGGTTGTCGGTACCGGGGGGTATGTCTGCGGGCCTGTAGTATATGCAGCCTCCCGGCTCGGCATCCCGACGCTGATCCATGAACAAAATGCGATTCCGGGACTGACCAACCGTTTTCTCAGCCGGTATGCCAGTACGGTTGCGGTGAGCTTTGAAGGTACAGAGCCTGCTTTTCCCGGGGCTAAGAATGTAATCTATACGGGCAATCCCCGGGCCACTACGGTCATGACGGCGAACCCGCAGCGCGGCTTCGCTTCACTAGGCATTCCCGAAGGAAGCACGGTGGTGCTGGTTGTCGGAGGTAGCGGGGGGGCCAAGGCGATTAACCGCGCCATGATTGAAATGACACCATTTGTGGGTAAGGGTAATGGTGTTCACTATGTGTACGTGACCGGAGAGTCTTACTTTGAGGATACCCGCAAAGCGGTACGCGAGCAGCTCGGCGGTATTCCGAACTGGCTGCATGTCCTCCCTTATGTTCACAATATGCCGGAGGTGCTGGCCTGCACTTCCCTGATCGTGAACCGGGCAGGCGCCTCTTTTCTTGCAGAGATTACCGCGCTTGGCATACCCTCTGTTCTCATTCCGTCTCCTAATGTAACGAACAACCATCAGGAAGCCAACGCCAGAGCCCTGGAAGGTGAAGGTGCGGCAGTGGTGCTGCTGGAGAAGGACTTAAGCGGCGAGGCGCTGTTCATAGCGGTTCAGAAGATCATCGGTGCGGATGCGCTGCATCGCAGCATGTCGGAGGCCTCAAGGCGCCTGGGCAAAAGAGATTCCGCCTCCCTGGTAGTCAGCGAGCTGCGCAGGCTGGCTGCAGGACGTAAACGCTAG
- the murA gene encoding UDP-N-acetylglucosamine 1-carboxyvinyltransferase, whose translation MDKLVIEGGTPLSGTIRIHGAKNAALPILAASLLAEGVHSLHNVPKLLDIETMLHILQRLGCRTVHEEETVTVDTSFLLTSHVPEDLMRQMRSSIFLMGPLLAKFGEVTIYQPGGCAIGERKIDLHLHGLKLLGAEIEETGGRICCRAASLRGCDIHLDYPSVGATENIMMAAAMAEGTTTVSGAAREPEIQDLQNFLNAMGAQIIGAGTDTITIQGVRKLHACSYEVIPDRIVAGTVMIAAAATRGNVTLTHTNAGHLTSLIHILRRAGVQITVCNDIINISCMGRPRAVERIVTSPYPSFPTDLQSQVMVLLSLADGFSVIKETVFEGRFKHVEEMARMGADISIDLSRAFIRGVQRLYGATVEATDLRAGAALVIAGLAAQGTTVVEQAHHIDRGYDSIELLFQKLGARISRKVPVPDPLDLAN comes from the coding sequence TTGGACAAATTGGTGATTGAGGGTGGAACCCCCCTGTCAGGCACCATACGTATCCATGGAGCAAAAAATGCGGCACTGCCGATTCTGGCAGCCAGCCTGCTGGCCGAAGGAGTTCACTCACTGCATAATGTGCCGAAGCTGCTAGACATCGAAACGATGCTGCATATTCTGCAGCGGTTGGGCTGCAGGACAGTGCATGAAGAGGAGACGGTTACCGTCGATACATCCTTTCTCCTGACCTCTCATGTTCCGGAGGACCTGATGCGGCAGATGAGATCCTCTATATTCCTGATGGGTCCGCTTTTGGCCAAGTTCGGGGAAGTGACGATCTATCAGCCGGGAGGCTGTGCCATCGGTGAGCGCAAGATCGACCTCCACCTGCATGGCCTCAAGCTGCTCGGGGCAGAGATTGAGGAGACGGGCGGCCGGATCTGCTGCCGGGCTGCTAGCTTGAGAGGCTGTGATATTCATCTGGATTATCCCAGCGTGGGCGCCACGGAGAATATCATGATGGCCGCCGCCATGGCCGAGGGCACGACCACCGTCTCCGGGGCAGCGAGAGAGCCGGAAATCCAGGACCTGCAGAACTTCCTCAATGCCATGGGGGCACAAATTATCGGTGCAGGGACCGATACGATCACCATTCAGGGTGTCCGCAAGCTCCATGCCTGCAGCTATGAGGTGATCCCTGACCGGATTGTGGCCGGAACCGTGATGATTGCCGCCGCCGCCACGCGGGGAAATGTCACGCTGACCCACACCAATGCAGGACATTTGACCTCCCTGATCCACATCCTGAGGCGCGCCGGTGTTCAAATTACAGTGTGCAATGATATAATTAATATCAGCTGTATGGGACGTCCCCGTGCGGTTGAGCGCATTGTTACCTCTCCGTATCCGTCTTTTCCTACGGACCTGCAGTCCCAGGTTATGGTTCTATTGTCCCTGGCAGACGGATTCAGTGTTATCAAGGAGACGGTTTTCGAGGGGCGCTTCAAGCATGTAGAGGAGATGGCCCGGATGGGAGCAGATATCTCTATTGATCTGAGCAGGGCCTTCATACGCGGCGTTCAGCGGTTGTATGGGGCAACGGTTGAGGCCACTGACCTGCGGGCAGGAGCTGCCCTAGTGATCGCCGGGCTGGCTGCTCAGGGAACGACTGTTGTAGAGCAGGCGCATCATATTGACCGGGGATATGACAGCATCGAATTACTGTTTCAAAAGCTGGGGGCGCGCATTAGCCGCAAGGTGCCTGTGCCTGACCCGCTGGATTTGGCCAACTAA
- a CDS encoding cell division protein FtsQ/DivIB, whose product MPKTRIPLLKEDKPSKRKNRKIIIILALLFTALLAVIFFRSSISKITAIEMQGDKYTSREQLLAASGLKIGGQFFAVSGDSVGKALEELNTVQEAQVSKKFPGVVTITVKEYPAVAYELDQAGVLEAILSSGAAVSVTDTGIAVEKPILTNWKADDPYKTKLCQALAGIPNELTSDISEIVPSPTLSFPDRIKLYTRSRFEVITAISLLKDKVGYLNQVIQTEEPGLIKMLEADSYVPFYSEAGDNGEDADAGE is encoded by the coding sequence ATGCCAAAAACGCGAATACCTCTTTTGAAAGAGGACAAGCCTAGTAAGAGAAAAAACCGTAAAATTATCATCATCCTGGCACTGCTGTTTACTGCGCTCCTGGCTGTAATCTTCTTCCGTTCATCGATCAGCAAGATTACAGCCATTGAAATGCAGGGGGATAAATATACGTCCCGTGAGCAACTGCTGGCAGCAAGCGGTCTGAAGATTGGAGGACAATTCTTCGCAGTCTCCGGAGATTCCGTGGGGAAGGCGCTGGAGGAGCTGAATACCGTTCAGGAGGCGCAGGTCAGCAAGAAGTTCCCCGGTGTGGTTACGATCACAGTGAAGGAGTATCCGGCGGTTGCTTATGAACTGGACCAGGCAGGCGTGCTGGAAGCTATTCTGTCGAGCGGGGCCGCCGTCTCTGTGACGGATACCGGAATTGCTGTAGAGAAGCCGATATTGACTAACTGGAAGGCTGACGATCCTTATAAGACCAAGCTATGCCAGGCGCTGGCCGGAATTCCAAATGAGCTGACCAGTGATATATCGGAGATTGTACCTTCCCCAACGTTGTCTTTTCCGGACCGGATCAAGCTCTACACACGTTCACGCTTTGAGGTCATAACGGCCATTTCGCTGCTCAAGGATAAAGTAGGCTATTTGAATCAGGTGATTCAGACAGAGGAGCCGGGACTGATCAAAATGCTGGAGGCGGATTCCTATGTTCCATTCTATTCTGAAGCCGGGGACAATGGAGAAGACGCAGATGCTGGGGAGTAA
- the ftsA gene encoding cell division protein FtsA, with protein MSNNDIIVSLDIGTSKVRAIIGEVTSGTFNIIGVGSADSEGIRKGAIVDIDQTVQSIRSAVEHAEQMVGIQISEVYVGISGNHIGLQSSHGVVAVQNEDREIGEDDIDRVIKAAEVIALPPEREVIDVVAKQYIVDGLEGIQDPRGMIGVRLEVEATIITGAKTPIHNLLRCVEKSGLKVKDLVLMSLGAGGLALSKDEKSMGAVLVDIGAGQATIAVYEEGSLSATSTIPIGGEFITNDIAYGLRTLTDQAEKVKLKYGCAWIDDAASEVIFKVLRIGSNVEKEFNQEDLAAIIEPRVQEIFHLIRQEVKRLGYTELPGGYILTGGTVSMPGVLKVAQNELAASVRIAVPDYIGVRDPGFTGGVGILHNVVRNYRGRSGGGSANKKTANRSKQSAAPVQDSSKKPGLVERLKNMFSEFI; from the coding sequence TTGAGCAACAATGACATCATTGTTAGTTTGGACATCGGTACATCCAAAGTTCGGGCAATAATCGGGGAAGTTACTAGTGGAACCTTCAATATTATTGGCGTTGGATCTGCTGATTCGGAAGGGATACGCAAGGGTGCGATTGTAGACATCGATCAGACTGTGCAATCGATCAGGAGTGCCGTAGAGCATGCGGAGCAAATGGTCGGTATTCAAATATCCGAGGTGTATGTCGGCATATCCGGCAACCATATCGGCCTGCAATCCAGCCACGGCGTAGTTGCCGTTCAGAATGAGGACCGTGAGATCGGCGAAGATGACATCGACCGCGTAATCAAGGCAGCGGAGGTTATTGCACTTCCGCCGGAACGCGAGGTCATTGATGTTGTCGCCAAGCAGTATATCGTCGACGGTCTTGAAGGCATTCAGGATCCGCGCGGAATGATCGGCGTCCGCCTGGAAGTGGAAGCCACGATCATCACCGGTGCCAAGACCCCCATACATAATCTGCTCCGCTGCGTGGAGAAATCAGGTCTTAAGGTTAAAGATCTTGTCCTTATGTCTCTCGGGGCTGGCGGATTAGCACTCTCCAAAGATGAGAAATCAATGGGGGCTGTACTGGTGGATATCGGTGCCGGACAAGCCACGATAGCCGTATATGAAGAAGGTTCCCTTAGTGCAACCTCCACGATTCCGATCGGAGGAGAATTTATAACCAATGATATTGCGTACGGACTTCGGACACTTACCGACCAGGCCGAGAAGGTCAAGCTGAAATACGGCTGTGCCTGGATCGATGATGCCGCTTCGGAGGTCATCTTCAAGGTCCTGCGTATCGGCAGCAATGTGGAGAAGGAATTCAACCAGGAGGATCTGGCAGCGATTATCGAGCCGAGAGTCCAGGAAATCTTCCACCTGATCCGTCAGGAAGTGAAGCGGCTTGGTTATACAGAGCTCCCGGGAGGTTATATACTTACGGGTGGCACAGTTTCGATGCCAGGGGTGCTTAAGGTAGCCCAGAACGAGCTGGCAGCCTCCGTACGGATCGCAGTGCCGGATTATATCGGAGTGCGTGACCCCGGCTTCACCGGTGGTGTAGGCATCCTTCATAATGTGGTACGCAACTACCGCGGACGCAGCGGCGGCGGAAGTGCCAACAAGAAGACCGCTAACCGCAGCAAGCAGAGCGCAGCGCCGGTTCAGGATTCTTCCAAGAAGCCGGGTCTGGTGGAACGACTAAAGAATATGTTTAGCGAGTTTATATAA
- the ftsZ gene encoding cell division protein FtsZ, translating to MLEFDFEMESLAQIKVIGVGGGGSNAVNRMIENGVQGVEFITVNTDAQALHMAKSEHKLQIGDKLTRGLGAGANPEVGKKAAEESRDLISNTLKGADMVFVTAGMGGGTGTGAAPVIAEIARECGALTVGVVTRPFTFEGRKRANQAELGIEALKEKVDTLIVIPNDRLLEIVDKKTPMLEAFREADNVLRQAVQGISDLIQVPGLINLDFADVKTIMTERGSALMGIGIATGENRASEAARKAIMSPLLETSIEGARGVIMNITGGSNLSLYEVNEAAEIVTSASDPEVNMIFGAIIEESMKDEIKVTVIATGFEHKPSPIAPVRRPAANSEPAADNKSKSENLRPFGNQTNSDQLDIPTFLRNRTRGNND from the coding sequence ATGTTGGAATTTGATTTTGAAATGGAGAGCTTGGCGCAAATAAAAGTCATCGGCGTAGGCGGCGGCGGAAGCAACGCTGTGAACCGGATGATTGAAAATGGCGTTCAGGGTGTTGAGTTCATCACGGTTAATACAGACGCCCAAGCGCTGCATATGGCCAAATCGGAGCATAAATTACAAATCGGAGATAAATTGACCCGTGGACTTGGCGCAGGAGCGAATCCTGAGGTCGGTAAGAAGGCAGCAGAGGAATCCCGCGATCTGATCTCGAATACGCTGAAGGGCGCGGACATGGTCTTCGTTACCGCAGGCATGGGCGGCGGTACCGGAACAGGCGCAGCGCCTGTCATTGCCGAAATCGCCAGAGAATGCGGAGCATTGACGGTAGGCGTCGTGACCCGCCCGTTCACTTTTGAAGGCAGAAAACGTGCCAACCAGGCAGAGCTTGGAATCGAAGCGCTCAAGGAAAAGGTTGATACGCTGATTGTGATTCCGAATGACCGCCTCCTGGAAATTGTGGATAAGAAGACTCCAATGCTCGAAGCGTTCCGTGAAGCGGACAATGTACTCCGTCAGGCAGTACAAGGCATCTCTGACCTTATTCAGGTTCCCGGCCTGATCAACCTTGACTTTGCCGATGTGAAGACGATTATGACCGAGCGCGGTTCAGCGCTAATGGGCATCGGGATTGCTACTGGTGAGAACCGTGCATCTGAGGCGGCCCGCAAGGCGATTATGAGCCCGCTGCTTGAAACCTCTATCGAAGGTGCACGCGGTGTCATTATGAACATTACAGGCGGCTCTAACCTCTCCCTGTACGAAGTGAATGAAGCAGCAGAGATTGTTACCTCGGCTTCGGACCCTGAAGTGAATATGATCTTCGGTGCCATTATCGAAGAGAGTATGAAGGACGAGATTAAGGTTACTGTTATTGCGACCGGCTTTGAACACAAGCCTTCTCCAATAGCGCCTGTACGCCGTCCTGCGGCAAACAGCGAACCGGCTGCTGATAATAAGAGCAAGAGTGAGAATCTTCGTCCGTTCGGGAATCAGACAAACTCTGATCAGCTGGATATTCCGACCTTCCTGCGCAACCGGACACGCGGCAATAATGATTAA